The Methanocaldococcus sp. DNA window ATTGCCTTTATTGTCTTATCAACAACTTCATCATTGTGCTTTATTGAAGTAAAGCAACATTCAAATTGTGATGGAGGAACAAAAACTCCCCTCTCTAATAACTCCCAGAAATATTTCATATATTTCTCAACATCACTCATCTTAGCAATTTCGTAATTTATTACTTCTTTATCGTTGAAATATATTTGAAACATTGATGCAATATTATAAACCTTAGATTTAATATTATATTTATCAGATAACTCTCTTAAAGTGTCTGCCAATATTTTAGCAGTTCTTGATGTTTCTTTATAAAATTTATCATCTAATTGTTTAAGAGTTTCAATTCCAGCAGTTATTGATACTGGATTTCCATTAAATGTTCCTGCCTGATATATTGGACCTAATGGAGAAAACTGCTCCATAATCTCCTTTTTCCCAACAATAGCACCAATTGGAAACCCTCCCCCTAATATCTTACCCAAAGTAGCAATATCTGGAACTACCCCAAAATATTCCTGAGCCCCTCCTTTTGCTAATCTAAATCCAGTTATAACTTCATCAAATATTAATAAAATATTATTTTCCTCAGTTATTTCTCTTAAAAATTTTAAATAACCTTCTTTTGGTAAGATACATCCAACATTCCCCATTACTGGCTCAACTATAATACAGGCAATCTCATCTTTATTTTCATTTATTGCTTTTTTTACAGCATCTTCATCATTGAAAGGCACTAATATAGTGTTTTTTGTTGTTTCCTCTGGAATTCCAGGAGAGTTTGGATGTCCATGGGTTAATGCTCCACTACCACTTTTAACTAAAACATAGTCATGAGCTCCATGATAGGCTCCATCAAATTTAATAATCTTTTTTCTTCCAGTAACTCCTCTTGCCAATCTTATTGCTGACATCGTTGCCTCTGTTCCAGAATTGACAAATCTCACCATCTCTGCACAAGGTACTCTTTTAACAACTTCCTTAGCCAAAATTATCTCTTTCTCTGTTGGACATCCATATGCTGTTCCTAATTCAAGTTGCTCTTTTACAGCCTTAATAATCTTTTCATTTGCATGACCTAAAACCATAGGACCATAAGCTAAACAGTAATCAATATATTTATTTCCATCAACATCAAATAAATAACAATCTTTAGCTCTCTCAACAAAAAATGGATATGGCTTAAAGTATCTAACTGGACTATTAACTCCCCCTACTAAGTATTTTTTTGCCTCTTCAAATAATTCCTTTGATTTTTCCATTTTTAATGCCATATTTTCCACCATCTAATTTTTATTTTAAATTAAGCCGTTAAACTTCAATATCCAGACAATAATTGCCACTAAAAAAAATGGTAGAACTCCACAGCCAAGCCACTGTTTTTGAGTTAAACTTTCACTACCAAATAATTTAGCAGAAATGTGTCCAAAAATCACAGATCCAATAAATAAAAATATTAAAGTTGTTATACCACTAAATATTCCCAAACCTGCTGTATATACATAATTAGCAAAATATCCAAAAATAATTCCACCAACTGTATGAATTAAGCAACATTTTCCTTCTAAATCCATATTATTCCCTCTCTATATTTTCTATTGTATAAATTTCAATTTTTTCCTTAGGTCTTTTAGAATTTGTAAAAGAGTAATCTTCTACAACTTCAACATCTTCATTAGCCCAAAATTCTTTATTTTTTAATATTTTATCCCCTATTTCTAACAAAAATGCAAACTTTCTTTTTGTCTTTAATGAACCTTTATCTATCTCAATAACTTCTTTTTTGCATTTTGGTTTTATTATGGAATAGTGCATATATATCCCTTTTTGCTAATTAAAACAAAAAATTAAAATTTATAATATAATTTTACTCGTTGTATGCTTTTTCTAATGGAGGAACAACCTGTTTCTTTCTTGACATAACTCCTTCTAAGAATACACTGTTTCCTTCTAATTTAACATTAAATGCTTTCTCAAACATCTCCTTATTACCAACAACTAATGCCTCACTACCTTCTTTCATAATATCAGTTATCAAAAAGACAATCAAATCATAGCCCTCATTTTTCAACTTCTCCTCTAATAATTTATATATATCTTCTTTTTTACTCTCAACCTCACTGACATCTAT harbors:
- the hemL gene encoding glutamate-1-semialdehyde 2,1-aminomutase; translated protein: MALKMEKSKELFEEAKKYLVGGVNSPVRYFKPYPFFVERAKDCYLFDVDGNKYIDYCLAYGPMVLGHANEKIIKAVKEQLELGTAYGCPTEKEIILAKEVVKRVPCAEMVRFVNSGTEATMSAIRLARGVTGRKKIIKFDGAYHGAHDYVLVKSGSGALTHGHPNSPGIPEETTKNTILVPFNDEDAVKKAINENKDEIACIIVEPVMGNVGCILPKEGYLKFLREITEENNILLIFDEVITGFRLAKGGAQEYFGVVPDIATLGKILGGGFPIGAIVGKKEIMEQFSPLGPIYQAGTFNGNPVSITAGIETLKQLDDKFYKETSRTAKILADTLRELSDKYNIKSKVYNIASMFQIYFNDKEVINYEIAKMSDVEKYMKYFWELLERGVFVPPSQFECCFTSIKHNDEVVDKTIKAMEDVFKELQ